A stretch of Henckelia pumila isolate YLH828 chromosome 4, ASM3356847v2, whole genome shotgun sequence DNA encodes these proteins:
- the LOC140894394 gene encoding DEAD-box ATP-dependent RNA helicase 13-like isoform X5, with protein MASESPDTKKAKRSSRKRRLRDSDQKLERLNSLPWSSSLPETNDSIDDPFSLFIGSNELEGGFLALEEIDESEYGLEIPKIEVGNVKKQVSDKRKRNKRKNNERNDDAMFDGETVGERDGENDGAKEEDGKRQGKLGKTKKNVKKMKIEYQKNDREDEAVEKTAANDGKDSFEEDSVDEDEYSSWNELRLHPLLMKAIYKLKFKEPTPIQKACIPAAAHQGKDVIGAAETGSGKTLAFGLPILQRLLEEQEKVERRSEKKGEANERIAPRGVMRALIVTPTRELALQVTDHIKEVAKGTIFRVVPIVGGMSTEKQERLLKARPEIVVGTPGRLWELMSGGEIHLVELHSLSFFVLDEADRMIESGHFRELQSIVDMLPTNRESTANQSENTQSCTTLSSLQRKKRQTFVFSATLALSADFRKKLKRGSLTSKKEDLNSMETLSERAGMGENTAIVDLTNASILANKLMESVVECREEEKDAYLYYILSIHGQGRTIVFCTSISALRRISSLLRILGVNVWNLHSEMQQRARLKAVDRFRANEHSILVATDAAARGLDFPGVRTIIHYQLPLSAEVYVHRCGRTARAFNDGCSIVLISPSDASKFAALCKSFSKESFQRFPVEVSYMPEIMKRSSLAQKIDKIARKDSQDLPPYSPVPTPRIF; from the exons ATGGCGTCCGAATCTCCCGACACAAAGAAAGCCAAGCGGAGCTCGAGGAAGAGACGCCTGAGGGATTCGGACCAGAAATTGGAACGTTTGAACTCACTTCCATGGAGTTCTTCGCTTCCAGAGACTAATGATAGCATTGACGATCCTTTCTCTCTCTTCATCGGTTCCAACGAGCTTGAGGGAG GATTTCTTGCTCTTGAAGAGATTGATGAATCAGAATACGGGTTGGAAATTCCAAAGATCGAAGTGGGAAATGTGAAGAAACAGGTAAGCGATAAAAGGAAAAGAAATAagagaaaaaataatgaaaGAAATGATGATGCTATGTTTGACGGTGAGACTGTTGGTGAACGTGATGGTGAAAATGACGGTGCCAAAGAGGAGGATGGTAAAAGGCAAGGAAAATTGGGAAAAACGaagaagaatgtgaagaaaatGAAAATTGAGTATCAGAAGAATGACAGAGAAGATGAAGCTGTGGAAAAAACAGCTG CTAATGATGGAAAGGATAGTTTTGAAGAGGATTCAGTTGATGAAGATGAATATTCCTCGTGGAATGAATTGAGACTTCATCCCTTATTAATGAAAGCAATATACAAGCTCAAATTCAAGGAGCCTACACCAATACAGAAAGCTTGTATTCCTGCTGCTGCTCATCAAGGCAAG GATGTAATTGGGGCTGCAGAGACAGGATCAGGGAAGACGCTTGCCTTTGGTTTGCCAATTTTACAACGGCTTCTCGAAGAACAGGAAAAAGTGGAAAGGCGCTCGGAGAAAAAAGGAGAAGCCAATGAGAGAATTGCTCCACGTGGTGTTATGCGTGCTCTAATCGTTACCCCCACGAGAGAGCTTGCTCTTCAG GTCACCGATCATATCAAGGAAGTAGCAAAAGGAACCATATTCAGGGTTGTCCCTATTGTTGGTGGAATGTCAACAGAGAAGCAAGAAAGACTTCTTAAAGCAAGGCCTGAAATTGTTGTTGGAACTCCTGGGAGACTGTGGGAGCTTATGTCCGGGGGAGAGATTCATCTTGTGGAG CTGCACTCCTTGTCATTTTTTGTTTTAGATGAGGCTGATCGCATGATAGAAAGTGGCCATTTTCGTGAGTTACAATCCATTGTTGATATGCTTCCCACGAATAGGGAATCGACTGCGAATCAGTCTGAGAATACTCAGAGCTGCACGACACTTTCGAGCCTCCAAAGAAAGAAAAGGCAAACCTTTGTGTTTTCTGCAACTCTTGCTCTATCAGCTGATTTTCGGAAGAAATTAAAACGTGGATCTTTGACTTCAAAAAAAGAAGACCTTAATTCAATGGAAACCCTTTCAGAAAGAGCAGGAATGGGGGAAAACACTGCAATAGTAGATCTTACAAATGCCTCCATTTTGGCAAATAAGCTCATGGAATCCGTAGTCGA ATGCAGGGAAGAAGAAAAGGATGCCTACTTGTATTACATTTTGAGTATTCATGGACAAGGTCGCACAATTGTCTTCTGCACTTCAATATCGGCATTACGTCGCATTTCTTCACTCTTGCGCATCCTCGGAGTCAATGTTTGGAACCTTCATTCAGAGATGCAGCAGCGAGCACGCTTAAAG GCAGTTGATCGTTTCCGTGCAAATGAGCATAGCATACTTGTTGCTACTGATGCTGCGGCACGAGGACTTGATTTTCCTGGCGTTCGAACTATTATTCATTATCAGCTTCCACTTTCTGCTGAA GTATACGTCCATAGATGTGGAAGAACAGCTAGAGCTTTTAATGATGGTTGCAGCATTGTTCTAATCTCACCGAGTGATGCATCAAAATTCGCAGCTCTGTGCAAATCATTTTCAAAG GAAAGTTTCCAGCGTTTTCCTGTTGAAGTCTCATACATGCCAGAAATTATGAAGCGATCATCTCTTGCACAGAAAATAGACAAAATTGCGCGGAAGGATTCCCAG GATTTGCCCCCTTATTCACCTGTTCCAACACCCcgaattttctga